In the genome of Paraburkholderia azotifigens, the window AACATGAAGAAATCCTTACTCGCCCTCGCACTCCTCGGCGCTTTTACCGTTTCAGCGCATGCGCAAAGCAGCGTGACGCTCTACGGTCTGCTCGACACCGGTCTCGTCTACACCAACAACCAGCTGGGTCACAGCAACTGGCAGATGGTGAGCAGCTCGACGCAGAACACGGTGTTCGGTCTCAAGGGATCGGAAGATCTCGGCGGCGGTCTGCATGCCGTCTTCAAGATCGAACAGGGCTTTCTGCTGAATAACGGCGCGCAGGCATTCTCCGGCGATGCCTTCGGTTCACAGGCGTGGGTCGGCCTGCAAAGCGATCCGTATGGCACGTTGACGTTTGGCCGCCAGTTCGACGTGATGAACGACCTCGTCGGTCCGCTAACGGCCGAGTTCAATACGTGGGGCGGCAGCATGGCCGCTCATCCGTTCGAGAACGACAACCTGGCGGCGAACTCCGTCGTCGTCAACAACACGGTCAAGTACACGAGCCCGACGTATCGCGGCGTGACGTTCGCCACGATGTACGGCTTCAGCAACAAGGCGGGCGACTTCGCGAACAATCGCGCGTATGGCTTTGGGCTGTCGTATGCAATGGGTCCGCTCAATCTCGCGGCGGGCTACCTGCAATTCAATAACGCGGGCAACAGCACGGGTGCGATCACGTCGTCCGATGCGAGCGCGAATTTCATCGCGGAACGTCAGCGCATCTGGTCGCTCGGCGGCAACTATACGTTCGGTCCCGCAACCGTCGGCCTGGTGTGGAGCCATACGCAGATCGACAACGCGTCGGGCGTGTTCTCGTTCGGCACGGGCACCTATCTCGGCGCGAACGATTCGTCGGCCGGGACGCTGGCCGGTTCGCTGCGTCTCGACAACTACGAGGTGAACGCGAAGTACGCGCTCACGCCTGCGTTGAGCGTGTCGGGCGCCTACACGTACACGCATGGCGCGTACAACGGCTCGGCGCCGGGCTGGAACACGGCGATGCTGCAGACGGATTACGCCGTCAGCAAGCGCACCGACTTCTACCTCGAAGGCGTGTATCAGAACGTGCATGGCGCACCGGCTGATTCGGTGCTCTCGCACGCGATGATCAATACGCTGTCGCCTTCGTCGACGGATTCGCAAGTGGCCGTGACGGTGGGCATGCGCCACACGTTCTGACGCATCCGATGTTGTGAGCGCTGGCGCATGGCTTTGCACGCGATGCGCCAGCGCCGGTTCTTCTCGCCGTTCCCGCCGTTCCCGACGTTCTCTTCATACCATCTGCGCGTCCCCTGCGCGGCCCTGTTTCGGCATCCGTGGCACACTTCAGCTATTCCCACCTTCGCCACGCCTTCACCCTTTCCACCGGATGGAACGGGGCGAGGAAGACAGCTCATGGACGCCGACGCTCTCTCATTCAATCAGCTTCGCCCGCGCCTGCAAAAGATCGCATACCGGATGCTCGGTTCGGTTGCCGAAGCCGAAGACATCGTCCAGGACGTCTGGCTGCGTTGGCATTCCGCCGAGCGTGAGAGCATCGACAACGCGGAAGCATGGCTCGTGTCGGTGACGACGCGGATGTCCATCGACCGCTTGCGGGCCGCCAAAATCCAGCGCGAACACTACACGGGCATCTGGCTGCCCGAGCCGGAAATGACGGAGTCGCCCGCGACTCCCGAGGAAATGACGGAGCGCGCGGACGATGTCTCCGTCGCGTTCCTGATGCTGCTCGAGCGGCTCACGCCGGAAGCGCGCGCAGCATTCCTTCTGCGCGAAGTGTTCGACGCGGATTACGACGAAGTGGCCAATGCGATCGGCAAGACGGAGGCCGCCTGCCGCCAGCTGGTGAGCCGCGCGAAGGCGCAGTTGCGCGACGAACGGCCGCGCTACGCGGTGCCGCGCGAGACGCACCGCCAGTTGTTGCAGAGCTTTGCTCAGGCGCTGGAACGCGCGGACTTTCACGCGATCAACGCCTTCCTCGCCGAAGACGCGATCCTGATCGGCGACGGCGGCGGCAAGGTGACGAGCTTCCCGAAACCGATGGTGGGCGGCCGGCGCATCGCGCAGCTTTTCTACGCGGCCTTGCGCCGCTACCCGGGCCGCGTACATGTCAAGCTCGTGACGCTCAACGGCCAGCCGGCGTTCCTGCGGTTTATCGAAGGCCAGCTCGAATCCGCGCAGACGTTCGAAACGGACGGCGAGCGCATCGTCAAGATTCACGTTCAGCGCAATCCCGACAAGCTCACGCGCATTGCCGCCGTGCACGGCACGCTCTGATCGCCGATACGCCCGTTCACGCGATTGGTGCCCGCCGGGCAACACCGTGAGCCCGTCTGCATGTCTACCGCCATGCGCCTCGCGACCCTACCATGATTTCCGTGCGGCTCATCGCCGCGAACGGCATCCGTCTATACGGATAACACTGTCATCGTCGCCAGGAGAAATCATGACCCAGCGTATCAACTACTTTCAGCAATCGCCGGAGTTGTGCAAGAAGTTTATGGAGTTCAGCAATACGCTGAAGGACTGTGCAATCGAAGAATCGATCCGCGATCTCGTCAACATTCGCGCGTCGCAGCTCAACGGCTGTGGCTTCTGCCTCGACATGCATGCGAAGGAAGCGCGCATTCACGGCGAGCGCGAATTGCGCATGCATCATGTGGCGATCTGGCGCGAGTCGACGCTGTTCTCGCCGCGCGAGCGTGCCGCGCTCGCATGGACCGAGGTGCTGACGAAGCTGCCCGAACATGGCGTGCCCGACGATCTCTACGAGCGCGTGCGCGGCCAGTTCTCCGAGAAGGAACTGTCGGACCTGACGTTCGAAGTGATGGCCATCAACGGCTGGAACCGTGCGAACGTGGCGTTCCGGACCGTGCCCGGTTCGTCCGACAAGGCATTCGGCCTCGACAAGGCAAACCTCGCCTGAGTCGACGCGCCGCTGATTTTCAACTTCGGCCGGTACATCTGCGTACGGGCTGAGTCTTTTGTGAGGAGCGCATCATGTTTCGCTCAAAGAGTATCGCCGCAACCCTGCTCCTTGCGACGAGCGCCCTGGTGACCCAGGCCCGCGCCGCGGCCCCCGAGGCGGTCGTCACGCCCGTCATGACCCAGCCGCTCGACGACTACCCCGGCAAGGAAGCGCAGATGATCGTCGTCGAATATCCGCCCGGCTCCGTTGATCCGGTGCATCGGCACAATGCGCACGGCTTCATCTACGTGCTGGAAGGCTCGATCGTGATGCAGGTAAAGGGCGGCAAGGAAGTCACGCTGAAGCCGGGCCAGTCCTTCTATGAAGGCCCGAACGATGTTCATACGGTCGGGCGCAACGCGAGCAGGACGAAGCCGGCGAAGTTTCTCGTGCTGCTGCTGAAGGACAAGGGCGCGCCTGTTCTCGTGCCCGAGAAGTAAGCTCGCAAAGGTTCTCGCAGGGTTCGGCAAAAAAAATCGACGGACGCACGTCACAGCACGTCACAAATGGAAGCGCTCAAACGTCTAGTCACGTAAGGACTCTACTCTTTGCGCTTCCATGTCAGACTACGCACCGCGCCGCTCGATCACGGGCGCCGACGATCCGATTGCAAGCACCTTCGCAACGAGTTTCGCCGGCGTCGTTTCCTTTCTTGCCGTTGCCAACGAGGGCAGCTTCGCCAGAGCGGGCGATCGCCTCGGCATCGGGCGCTCGTCCGTCAGCCGGAACGTGCAGAAGCTGGAGGCGCAGCTCGATACGCGCCTCTTTCTGCGCACGACTCGCAGCACGTCGCTGACACGCGAGGGCGAGCTGTTCTTCGAGAACTGCCAGGCGGGCGTCGAGCGCATCGTCCAGGCGCTCGAAGAGATGCGCGAGTTGCGCAACGGTCCGCCACGAGGACGGCTGCGCATTTACTCGACGCCCGGCTTCGGACGCAAGATCGTGGCGCCGCTGCTGCGCGGCTTTCACGCGCAGTATCCGGACATCGCGCTGGAGTTGCTGCTCAATGATCGTCCCCCCGACTTCACCGCTGATCGCATCGACGTATCGTTTCGCGACGGACGCATGGAAGACAGCGAGATCGTCGCGCGTCAGCTGATACCCATGCAGACGATCGTGTGCGCTGCGCCATCGTACGTTCAGGCGCGTGGCTTGCCGCGTCATGTCGACGAGCTGGCGGACCATTGCTGCATCAACTTCCGTACGGCATCGGGCCGCGTGAGGGAGTGGGAGTTCAAGGTGGATGGACTGCCGTTGCGGCGCCATCCGCAGGCACCGCACACGTTCAACGACCCCGATCTGATTCTGCAGTCGGTGCTCGATGGACAAGGCATCGCGCAGCTGCCCGGTTATCAGGTATGCGATCTTCTGGGCGAAGGGCGGCTCGTGAGTTGTCTCACGCAGTATGCGCCCGACGACAGCGGCCACTACATCTGTTATCTGAGCCGCAAGCATCTGCCCGCACGCATCCGCGTGTTCGTCGATTACATGACGGAGCACACGCGTGCGCTCGATCTGCATTGCCTGACCACGATCGACGCGATGGCGATGGCCGAATGATGTCGACTCACCTGGTCGGACACGCTGAAGGCATCGGGCGATCGAACAGCGCAGCCACGCTGCAGTCCGATGCGAGCATGCGTCGACCGTCGTGTCCGACACCAGGCACTTCGACGACCCGTTGATTCAGTCCTGCGGGATAGCGTTGCTTCAGATAATCAAGGTACGCGAGCCCGCGTGCGAGCCGGAACGGACCTTGTGCCATCGCCGCGCAAGAACGATCGATGAAGTGCGTCTGCCGATCGACATCATCCATTCCAAGCAGATAGACGACGTTGCGCGTTGCATATCGTGCCGCCAGCGAGGCGCTGTCTTGCGTGGCCACGTAGGCGGGCGCATCGGCCATGCCGTATTTCCACTCGACGGCGCGCGGACAGGCCTGTGTGTCGACAGGCGTGAAAGCGCCCGGCGCAAGGGGCCGTCTATCGTCGAAGTACACATAGCTCGATGGATTCGCGACGACATAGCGCACGCGAATCCCGTCGCGCGTCAACGCGTCTTCAGCGCGGCCCGCGACGGCGTAGCGTTGCACGACCTGCGCACCCGCCGAATGACCGATCACCGTCACCGTCGACAACGCGGGATAAAGCCGCCTGTCGTCGAAGTGTTCGAGCAGCGCATCGAGTGCCGCGAACGAACTGACGGGCGAGGGCCGGCGCGCAGGCGCCCCTTCTTTCCATCCGGCTTCGGACCAGGCCAGCGTCGCGTCGCGTATCGCATACGTGCGCAGATCGCGCGTCGTCGGAAACTGCGGCGCGACGATCATGTTCTCCTTCGGGCTCGCGCCGGCTGCCGCGAGCATTTGTCCGCCAACGTCAAAATAATTGTCCGCGTTGCGTAGCGTGCCGTGAACAATAATGAAGACGTGAGTCACGTCCGGCGCTGCCGCGTCGATGCTGCGATCGGCGTAGAGTGCCAACGTGCCGTCGCCACCGGCTGCGCGCACGGACAGGCGCTGATCGGCGACATGGGCGACGGGCGCATTCTGCCGCGACGCGGTTGCGCCCGCGGCGGCCTGCGCAGCGTGGGTTGCCGCCAGCGCGATCCACAGCGCGACGAATGACAGTCGGCTTGCCGGTTTTGAAAACATGTCGAGGATCTCCGAAACGGTCGTGTGTATTAAACGCGCCGTGCGGCGGATTCCGTTGCACGAATCGACTGTTTTCGCGGTACGGCAATTGCTCACTGGTGATGCCGGAATTTCGCTGCTGCGCGATTTCGCCAATGCGAGGCCGATAATCTTCGCGGTCGCTCGACCGCCTGGGGGACGTCCATGAACCGCTCGCACCGCTTGCATTTCACTCCGGGCAACTCCCGTCACATCACGATCTTGTGTCTCGTGGCGGCGATCTGCGTGTCCTGCAGCGGTGGAGGTTCTTCCAGCAGTTCCAGCGCGAGCGGTAGCGGAGGCTCGGGCGGTTCGGGCTCGGGCAGTTCGGGCTCGGGCAGTTCGGGTGGCGCCGCTGCGATGTCGGCGGATGTGCTGACCTATCACAACGATCCTCGCCGCACGGGGCAGTACCTTGCGGAAACCACGCTCACGCCGGCCAACGTCAACGCCGCTTCGTTCGGCAAGGTGGGTTTCCTTTCCGTCGACGGCAAGGTCGACGCACAGCCGCTTTACGCCGGCAACGTTTCAGTGAACGGTGCGGCGCACAACGTCGTCTATGTCGTCACCGAGCACGCCAGCGTCTATGCATTCGACGCCGACAGCAACGCGCAACTGTGGCAGCGTTCGCTGCTCGGTGCGGGCGAAACCACGAGCGATCCACGCAACTGCGCGCAGATTTCTCCCGAGATCGGCATTACGGCGACGCCCGTGATCGATCGAAGCCGTGGATCGAATGGCGTCATGTACGCGGTCGCGATGAGCAAGGAAGCGAACGGAACGATCCATCAGCGTCTGCATGCCGTCGATCTCTCGACGGGCGCCGAACTGCTAGGCGGGCCCGTCGACATCAGCGGCACGTATCCGGGCAGCGGTGCGAACAGCAGCAACGGCGTGACCGTGTTCGATCCGCAGCAATACGCCGAGCGGCAGGCGCTGGCGCTGGTGAACGGCAAGGTGTATCTCGGGTGGACGTCGCACTGCGATCAGGGCGTCTACGGCGGCTGGGTGATGGCGTATAACGCCGACACGCTCGCGCAGACGAGCGCGCTGAACCTGACGCCGAACGGCACGGGCGGCTCGGTGTGGATGGGCGGCGGCGGCATGGCGTCGGACGGCACGTCGCTCTATCTGCTCGATGCCAACGGCACGTTCGACACCACGCTGACCGGGCAAGGATTTCCATCGAATGGTAATTTCGGCAACGCGTTCATCAAGCTCGGCACATCGGGAAATCTCTCCGTCGCCGATTATTTCGCGACCTTCGACACCGTGTCGCAGTCCGCGCGCGATGCGGACCTCGGCTCCGGCGCTGCGATGGTGCTGCCCGATCTCGTCGACGGAAGCGGCGTGACGCGTCATCTCGCGCTCGGTTCGGGCAAGGATTCGAAGATCTATGTCGTCGATCGCGACAACATGGGCAAATTCAACAGCGCGAACAACGCGATCTGGCAGGAGATCGACAGCCAGTTGATCGGCGGCGTGTTCACCACGCCGGCGTTTTTCAACAACGTCGTGTACTACGGTGCCGTCGGCGACAACCTCAAGGCGTTTCCCGTCAGCGGCGCGCGTCTGGCCACCACGCCCTCGTCGCAGAGCGCGGGCAAATTCCCTTATCCGGGCACGACGCCGAGCATCTCGGCAAACGGCTCGCAGAACGCGATCGTATGGGCGGCGGAGAACGGCGCGACAGCCGTGCTGCATGCATTCAACGCGGCGGATCTCGGCCAGGAGCTGTACAACAGCAATCAGTCGGGCTCGCGCGACACGTTCGGCGCAGGCAACAAATACATCGCGCCGATGATCGCGCATGGACGGGTGTATGTCGGTACGACGAACGGCGTCGGGGTCTTCGGCTTGTTGAAATAGAACGCGCGGGTCAGCACGCCGCCCGCGCTTCCGCCAGAAGGCGATGAATCTGCGCGACCACGGCCGCGCCTTCGCCCACCGCCGACGCGACGCGCTTGGTCGAACCCGAGCGCACATCGCCGATCGCGAACACGCCGGGCACGCTGGTCTGCAGCGACATCGACTGCAGGCCGGCGCCGGGAATGTCGGGGCCTGTCAGCACGAAACCCTTGTCGTCGACCGCTACGCCGCAGGTGGAGAGCCAGCTTGTGTTCGGATCGGCGCCGATGAAGACGAACAGATGGTGCGTCGTCATGCTGCCTTCGATCCCGCCTGCGCCGCGATAATGCACGCGCTCCAGCCGTGCATCGCCTTCCAGCGCGGTCAATTCGATGCGCGTATGCAGCGTCACGTTCGGCAGCGCCAGGATGCGCTCGATCAGATAGTGCGACATGCTGTGCTCGAGGCTCGTGCCGCGTATGAACATATGCACGTGCTCCGCGTGCGACGCGAGAAAAACGACGGCCTGTCCCGCCGAATTGCCGCCGCCGATCAGCAGCACGGGCTCCTTGCGGCACAGACGCGCTTCGATGGGCGTGGCCCAGTAATACACGCCTGAGCCTTCGAAACGCTCCAGCCCGTCGACGTCGGGCCGCCGATACTCCGCGCCCGTCGCGATCACGACCGTGCGCGCGGTAATGCGCCTGGCGTCGGTGAGTTCGACGACGGGCGGCAGCTTGTCGCAATACAGCGCGCGAACTTCGCACGGAATGCCGATGTGCGCGCCGAATTTCTGCGCCTGCACGAAAGCGCGGCCCGCCAGCGCGTGGCCCGTGATGCCCGTTGGAAATCCCAGATAGTTTTCGATGCGTGAGCTGGTGCCCGCCTGTCCGCCCGGCGCGCGGCAATCGAGCGCCGCAACCGACAACCCTTCGGAGGCTGCATACACGGCGGTTGCCAGTCCTGCCGGACCGGCGCCGACAATCGCGACGTCATAGACGTGCGCCGGATCGAATTCGGGAATCAGTCCGAGACAGGATGCGAGCTGCCCTTCGTCCGGGTTGCGCAGCACCGTGCCGTCCGGACAGACGACGAGCGGGAAGTCGTCCGGTTGCGGCGTCAGACGTTCGAGCAGCGCGATCGCTTCGGCGTCCTTGTCCGCGTCGAGCGTCATGCTCGGAAATACATTGTGGCGCAGGAAATTTTCCAGCGCGCGCAGCCGTCCGCTGCTCGAAGGGCCGACGAGCACGACACCGTGTCCGCGCTCGATGACGAGAACGCGCCGCAGGATCAGCGCGCGCATGATCTTCTCGCCGAGATCGGCTTCGCTGATCATCATCGCGCTGAGTTCGTCGGGCCGCAGCAGGATCGCCTCGACGTCTTCGATCACGTGCGCGTCCACGACGGCAGGCTTGTTCGAAAGCTGCGTCACGTCCGACGTGAACTCGCCGCGGTGCGTGTACGTATAAATGACGCGCTCGTGCCCGAGCCCATCGCGGCCGATGATCCGCACCTTGCCCGACAGCAGCACGAACACGCCGGGACACCGGCTCCCTGCGCGATAGAGCAGTGCGCCCGTGGCATAGCGCGACGGCGTGCCAAAGCGCCGTATCCGCTCGATCTCGGCTTCCGCGAGGACAGGGAACATCTGCTGATGCCGCGGATGATCGCGCACGCTCGGGTCTTCGAGCAGGGCGTCGGCTTCGAGCGGATTCGCGTCCGTGGCGGGACGGCGCGCGGGCGATGCATCTGACGGCGTTGACTCGTTGCTCATCGCGGATTGTCCTCCGGCGATTGACGGGCAATCAAAACTGAAACACCTGCTGAATTGGCCACGCCGATGCAAGCCGCTGCGCGGCGCAATGACGGGACGACGCGTGGATCGTTGGCCGATGTCAGGGGAAACGTAAGTAACAGGGTAATCGAGTTGCCGCGAGTCGGCAGGCGTGGTCGCATCGTTCGACGTTGGCGGTGAATCGCCTTGTTTTACAGCGTCGAATTTCACGTTGCACGGCAATCGACGCGGCTCATTCGAGCTTCGTCTCGCGGCATGTGATTCGTGTGAACGGGTTTACCCCACATCCTTTCATATCGCTGCGGGGTGCCCGTCTATCAGTCGATGGCGCTGGAATCTGCATTGAGCTACAGACTTCGTTGAAGTCGGTCGTCAGCTTCACTCGATGCCCGGACGTTCCGCGCTAGCCATAGTTCGATTGCGCAGATGGAGGGCAACATGAAACGTTCCGATACGGGCAGGGCATCAATCGGCCTGCGCTTGAGTTTGATCGCAGTGCTGACATTGGCGGGTTCTTCGGGTTTCGCAGCGGGAAACGCGGAAGTCGGCCCGGCCGTCTCCACGGCTGCTTCATCCGCGCGAAATCCGTTGACGCTGATGATCCAGTCTCCGGCAGGCGGCGCAGTGCGGCTGACCTACGTGCCCGACGACGGCTGGAAAGCCGACCAGGCTGTGACCGTCGCAAGGGCGGCCGTGAGCGTTCCGCAGCCGGACGCCGATCCCGCGCTCGACGAGGCGACGCGCAAACCGATGACGGTGTTCATCGACGGCCCGACGGGCTTCACATACTTCTGGAGCCGGGAGCACGGCTGGAAATTCGTCGGGCGGCTGACGGACCGGCTCCAATAAGACGCATTGAGCGAATGCGCGCGGCGTCATCGGCGCGCGCACTCCGGCATTTCCCTATCGAAAGTGTTTGTGCGATTAAATCGTATGCGATTGACATGGTTAGCGGTTTCGATCAGTATGCGTCGCATGCGATTGAATCGCATGACAACCAAATTCCGGTCACCACTTTCGATCAAGGAGTTCACGATGACCCACATTGAAAAAGTTCTTTTCACGGGCAAGACACATACGACGGCAAGCCGCAGCGCTGGCGCCACACGCGGTCATGAAGGCAGCCTCGACATCAGGCTGTCCGCAACCGGCAACGGCTCGCATCGGGAGCATGTGTTCGAGGCCGCGCAGCCGCATCCGACGGCTGAGCAGCTGTTTGCAGGCGCGTGGTCGGCCTGCCTGATCACCGCGATCGGCCTCGCGGCCAAAGAGAAGAAAGTCGCGCTGCCGTCCGACCTCGCGCTGGACGTCGCTATCGATCTGGGCATGACGGGCAACGCCTATCTGCTTGGCGCGCGGATCGACGTGAGCATGCCAGGCGTGCCGCGCGACGTGGCGCAGGCAGTCGTGCACGCGGCGGACGAACTGTGTCCGTATTCGAAGGCCACGCGCGGCAATATCGACGTCGCGATCAACGTGATCTGACGCACATGTCCAGGCTGTAGCGCCGGATGAGCGGGAAAGGGCGCGCTAGAATGAAATCACGCGCCCTTTCCCTCGACGGCAGACGGCCATGACACTTCGCGTAGCCCGCTTCGCTCGCCCAACGTTGCAAGCCTTGTGCGTGGCTTCGCTCGCGAGCCTCGCCGCTTGCGGCGGCAGCGTATGCATCGGTTTCGACGGCTGTAGCGCCGTGAGTCCAATATCGAATCTTGCGCTCGCGGGAACGGCCGCAACGGGCAAGGCACTCGCCAGTGCGAACGTGAACGTGACCTGCGCGCAAGGCGCGGGTGCCGCGCTGTCGGACGGCGGCGGACGCTACAGTCTCGCGTTCAGCGGCGTGCTTCCGTGCATGATTGCTGTGACGTCGGGTGGCACGACGTTGCATTCGCTCGCGTTCGCGGGCGGCACCTTCAATACGACGCCGGAAACAGAACTGATGATCGTCTATCTCGCCGCGCAACTCGGCACGAGCGAGGCCAATCTGATTGCGAGCTTTTCCAGTAACGCGCAATTCCAGCAGGCGCTGTCGAACCAGAGCAATGTGCTGGCTGCGCAATCGGCTGTGGTCGCGAATCTGCAGCAACACTATGCGGTCACGCTGGCCGTGCCCGCATTCCTGACCACGCCGTTCACGGTCGGGCAGGCGGGCGTCGACAGCGATCTCGAGGCGCTGGCGAAAGCAGGCGCCATCGATGCCAACGGCATGCCCGATCCTGCCGCCGTGTCTCTGCTGACGCAAGCTGGCCTTGCGCAGCCGCTGGCAAGGGCGTCGACGAACGCCGCCACGGACGCCATGTGAGGCCGCGTATCAGGCGATCGGCTCCGTTGTCATTGCGCGCGTGAGGCCGTGCATCGGCCGGCGCATCGCGACATCGAACGGATTCACTTGCGGCCCGATGAGGTCCGCTTGCCGCTTCAGCAGTTCGACGACCATCGGCAGCCGGT includes:
- a CDS encoding porin; the protein is MKKSLLALALLGAFTVSAHAQSSVTLYGLLDTGLVYTNNQLGHSNWQMVSSSTQNTVFGLKGSEDLGGGLHAVFKIEQGFLLNNGAQAFSGDAFGSQAWVGLQSDPYGTLTFGRQFDVMNDLVGPLTAEFNTWGGSMAAHPFENDNLAANSVVVNNTVKYTSPTYRGVTFATMYGFSNKAGDFANNRAYGFGLSYAMGPLNLAAGYLQFNNAGNSTGAITSSDASANFIAERQRIWSLGGNYTFGPATVGLVWSHTQIDNASGVFSFGTGTYLGANDSSAGTLAGSLRLDNYEVNAKYALTPALSVSGAYTYTHGAYNGSAPGWNTAMLQTDYAVSKRTDFYLEGVYQNVHGAPADSVLSHAMINTLSPSSTDSQVAVTVGMRHTF
- a CDS encoding RNA polymerase sigma-70 factor — translated: MDADALSFNQLRPRLQKIAYRMLGSVAEAEDIVQDVWLRWHSAERESIDNAEAWLVSVTTRMSIDRLRAAKIQREHYTGIWLPEPEMTESPATPEEMTERADDVSVAFLMLLERLTPEARAAFLLREVFDADYDEVANAIGKTEAACRQLVSRAKAQLRDERPRYAVPRETHRQLLQSFAQALERADFHAINAFLAEDAILIGDGGGKVTSFPKPMVGGRRIAQLFYAALRRYPGRVHVKLVTLNGQPAFLRFIEGQLESAQTFETDGERIVKIHVQRNPDKLTRIAAVHGTL
- a CDS encoding carboxymuconolactone decarboxylase family protein, whose amino-acid sequence is MTQRINYFQQSPELCKKFMEFSNTLKDCAIEESIRDLVNIRASQLNGCGFCLDMHAKEARIHGERELRMHHVAIWRESTLFSPRERAALAWTEVLTKLPEHGVPDDLYERVRGQFSEKELSDLTFEVMAINGWNRANVAFRTVPGSSDKAFGLDKANLA
- a CDS encoding cupin domain-containing protein, which translates into the protein MFRSKSIAATLLLATSALVTQARAAAPEAVVTPVMTQPLDDYPGKEAQMIVVEYPPGSVDPVHRHNAHGFIYVLEGSIVMQVKGGKEVTLKPGQSFYEGPNDVHTVGRNASRTKPAKFLVLLLKDKGAPVLVPEK
- a CDS encoding LysR family transcriptional regulator; the protein is MSDYAPRRSITGADDPIASTFATSFAGVVSFLAVANEGSFARAGDRLGIGRSSVSRNVQKLEAQLDTRLFLRTTRSTSLTREGELFFENCQAGVERIVQALEEMRELRNGPPRGRLRIYSTPGFGRKIVAPLLRGFHAQYPDIALELLLNDRPPDFTADRIDVSFRDGRMEDSEIVARQLIPMQTIVCAAPSYVQARGLPRHVDELADHCCINFRTASGRVREWEFKVDGLPLRRHPQAPHTFNDPDLILQSVLDGQGIAQLPGYQVCDLLGEGRLVSCLTQYAPDDSGHYICYLSRKHLPARIRVFVDYMTEHTRALDLHCLTTIDAMAMAE
- a CDS encoding alpha/beta fold hydrolase; translated protein: MQAVRAVHGRPPGGRATAKIIGLALAKSRSSEIPASPVSNCRTAKTVDSCNGIRRTARLIHTTVSEILDMFSKPASRLSFVALWIALAATHAAQAAAGATASRQNAPVAHVADQRLSVRAAGGDGTLALYADRSIDAAAPDVTHVFIIVHGTLRNADNYFDVGGQMLAAAGASPKENMIVAPQFPTTRDLRTYAIRDATLAWSEAGWKEGAPARRPSPVSSFAALDALLEHFDDRRLYPALSTVTVIGHSAGAQVVQRYAVAGRAEDALTRDGIRVRYVVANPSSYVYFDDRRPLAPGAFTPVDTQACPRAVEWKYGMADAPAYVATQDSASLAARYATRNVVYLLGMDDVDRQTHFIDRSCAAMAQGPFRLARGLAYLDYLKQRYPAGLNQRVVEVPGVGHDGRRMLASDCSVAALFDRPMPSACPTR
- a CDS encoding pyrrolo-quinoline quinone, with protein sequence MNRSHRLHFTPGNSRHITILCLVAAICVSCSGGGSSSSSSASGSGGSGGSGSGSSGSGSSGGAAAMSADVLTYHNDPRRTGQYLAETTLTPANVNAASFGKVGFLSVDGKVDAQPLYAGNVSVNGAAHNVVYVVTEHASVYAFDADSNAQLWQRSLLGAGETTSDPRNCAQISPEIGITATPVIDRSRGSNGVMYAVAMSKEANGTIHQRLHAVDLSTGAELLGGPVDISGTYPGSGANSSNGVTVFDPQQYAERQALALVNGKVYLGWTSHCDQGVYGGWVMAYNADTLAQTSALNLTPNGTGGSVWMGGGGMASDGTSLYLLDANGTFDTTLTGQGFPSNGNFGNAFIKLGTSGNLSVADYFATFDTVSQSARDADLGSGAAMVLPDLVDGSGVTRHLALGSGKDSKIYVVDRDNMGKFNSANNAIWQEIDSQLIGGVFTTPAFFNNVVYYGAVGDNLKAFPVSGARLATTPSSQSAGKFPYPGTTPSISANGSQNAIVWAAENGATAVLHAFNAADLGQELYNSNQSGSRDTFGAGNKYIAPMIAHGRVYVGTTNGVGVFGLLK
- a CDS encoding FAD-dependent oxidoreductase codes for the protein MSNESTPSDASPARRPATDANPLEADALLEDPSVRDHPRHQQMFPVLAEAEIERIRRFGTPSRYATGALLYRAGSRCPGVFVLLSGKVRIIGRDGLGHERVIYTYTHRGEFTSDVTQLSNKPAVVDAHVIEDVEAILLRPDELSAMMISEADLGEKIMRALILRRVLVIERGHGVVLVGPSSSGRLRALENFLRHNVFPSMTLDADKDAEAIALLERLTPQPDDFPLVVCPDGTVLRNPDEGQLASCLGLIPEFDPAHVYDVAIVGAGPAGLATAVYAASEGLSVAALDCRAPGGQAGTSSRIENYLGFPTGITGHALAGRAFVQAQKFGAHIGIPCEVRALYCDKLPPVVELTDARRITARTVVIATGAEYRRPDVDGLERFEGSGVYYWATPIEARLCRKEPVLLIGGGNSAGQAVVFLASHAEHVHMFIRGTSLEHSMSHYLIERILALPNVTLHTRIELTALEGDARLERVHYRGAGGIEGSMTTHHLFVFIGADPNTSWLSTCGVAVDDKGFVLTGPDIPGAGLQSMSLQTSVPGVFAIGDVRSGSTKRVASAVGEGAAVVAQIHRLLAEARAAC
- a CDS encoding Ohr family peroxiredoxin, whose protein sequence is MTHIEKVLFTGKTHTTASRSAGATRGHEGSLDIRLSATGNGSHREHVFEAAQPHPTAEQLFAGAWSACLITAIGLAAKEKKVALPSDLALDVAIDLGMTGNAYLLGARIDVSMPGVPRDVAQAVVHAADELCPYSKATRGNIDVAINVI